A genomic window from Solanum stenotomum isolate F172 chromosome 10, ASM1918654v1, whole genome shotgun sequence includes:
- the LOC125843064 gene encoding uncharacterized mitochondrial protein AtMg01110, translating into MYLPHLQSIPLEKGMNWKPTWKSTPLLDNFVRRFQYSVDDVVDGAAAKYVKEHNIFVNLKHEIAAFIFNVNKIHSIQDGFFSPGILWSQRVLYPFDSNNTRFANESLDLFEKQVGPPFSSLLGAYQGVPLVTGRLAQAIEGGGKRRIFAICNYIKQRLLHPVHIWAMTVLSSLKTDGTFNQERPLQYLRLKRPKSCYSFDLKSATDRWPLSVIYTLIEMIWGSTLASSIVNSSLGLNTFLVSPPMVKKISEVAFLTGQPLGYYGSWSLFSLSHHYIVWLATLKAYPLRSTPFVDYALLGDDILITDKKVANQYSRLLDRLSVTISFAKSIVSENGTIEFAKRFWIRDMQKDISPISLKALTSCRTTVGLCQLSCRYSIEISTLQRLAVY; encoded by the exons ATGTATCTTCCACATCTCCAATCCATACCTCTTGAAAAGGGTATGAATTGGAAACCTACCTGGAAAAGTACTCCATTACTCGACAACTTTGTCCGCCGGTTTCAATATTCGGTGGATGATGTTGTAGACGGAGCAGCGGCTAAATATGTTAAAGAACACAATATCTTTGTGAACTTAAAGCATGAGATAGCAGCGTTCATCTTTAATGTGAATAAAATTCATTCCATTCAAGATGGGTTCTTTTCCCCTGGTATTCTTTGGTCTCAAAGGGttttatacccatttgattctAATAATACCAGGTTTGCTAATGAATCCCTTgatttatttgaaaaacaaGTAGGACCCCCTTTCTCTAGCTTATTAGGGGCCTACCAAGGAGTTCCATTAGTGACTGGTAGATTGGCTCAGGCCATTGAAGGTGGTGGGAAGCGGAGGATCTTTGctatatgtaattatataaaacaaagACTTCTGCATCCCGTCCATATTTGGGCTATGACTGTACTATCAAGTCTTAAGACTGATGGTACATTCAACCAAGAACGTCCGTTGCAGTATCTAAGACTTAAAAGACCGAAGTCTTGTTActcttttgatttaaaatcagcaACAGACCGTTGGCCATTGAGTGTTATATACACCTTAATCGAAATGATTTGGGGTAGTACTTTAGCATCTTCAATAGTCAACAGTTCTTTGGGTCTTAACACCTTTCTCGTATCACCTCCTATGGTGAAGAAGATTAGTGAAGTAGCCTTTCTTACTGGACAACCGTTAGGTTACTACGGTTCATGGTCACTGTTCTCGCTGTCCCATCACTATATAGTGTGGTTGGCGACTTTGAAGGCTTATCCGCTACGAAGCACCCCGTTTGTTGATTATGCCCTTCTTGGTGATGATATCCTAATCACCGACAAGAAGGTGGCCAATCAGTACAGTAGGTTATTGGATAGACTCAGTGTTACCATTTCATTTGCTAAATCAATAGTATCTGAAAATGGAACAATTGAGTTTGCTAAGAGGTTTTGGATACGAGATATGCAAAAAGATATCTCTCCCATCTCTCTCAAAGCTTTAACCTCCTGTAGAACGACTGTAGGCCTGTGCCAATTGTCCTGCCGATACTCGATAGAAATATCGACTTTACAAAGGCTAGCGG tttattga
- the LOC125842305 gene encoding uncharacterized protein LOC125842305 encodes MAVEAANQPKIRWGELEDDAEDLDFLLPPKQVIGPDRNGLKKIVEYKFNEEGNKVKITTTTRICKLANARLSKGAVERRSWPKFGDAVHEDVGARLTMVSTEEIILERPRAPGSKQDEGKSGGDSLNQIAKAGAVLMVCRTCGKKGDHWTSKCPFKDLAQPSETFVDRPPSRGEAPAAGAGSQKSAYVPPSMRGGAAERGSGGGTEMRRRNEENSVRVTNLSEDTREADLLELFRPFGHVSRVYVAIDQKTGMSRGFGFVNFVNREDAERAINKLNGYGYDNLILRVEWAAPRAT; translated from the exons ATGGCGGTAGAAGCTGCAAACCAACCAAAAATTCGATGGGGGGAGCTAGAAGATGATGCGGAGGACTTGGATTTCCTGTTACCGCCGAAGCAGGTAATTGGGCCAGACCGTAATGGATTGAAGAAAATCGTGGAATACAAGTTTAATGAGGAAGGTAACAAGGTGAAAATCACTACTACTACACGTATCTGTAAGCTTGCGAATGCAAGGCTTAGTAAAGGGGCTGTTGAGCGTCGTTCCTGGCCTAAGTTTGGTGATGCTGTTCATGAGGATGTTGGTGCTCGTCTTACCATGGTTTCTACTGAGGAGATTATTCTTGAGCGCCCTAGAGCTCCTG GTTCGAAGCAGGACGAAGGTAAATCTGGTGGAGACTCTCTGAATCAAATTGCAAAAGCAGGGGCTGTTCTTATGGTGTGTAGGACCTGTGGCAAGAAAGGTGATCATTGGACATCAAAATGCCCCTTCAAGGATCTTGCACAGCCAAGTGAGACCTTCGTGGATAGGCCACCATCAAGGGGGGAAGCACCTGCTGCTGGGGCTGGTTCTCAAAAGAGTGCTTATGTTCCTCCGAGCATGAGAGGTGGTGCTGCAGAGAGAGGAAGTGGTGGGGGGACtgagatgagaagaaggaatgAAGAAAACTCTGTTAGGGTCACCAATCTTTCGGAGGACACTCGGGAGGCTGATTTGTTGGAACTGTTCCGTCCATTTGGTCATGTCAGCAGAGTGTATGTTGCGATTGATCAAAAGACAGGAATGAGCAGAGGATTTGGTTTTGTCAACTTTGTCAACAGAGAAGATGCTGAGAGGGCCATAAACAAGCTCAATGGTTATGGTTATGACAACCTCATCCTTAGAGTTGAATGGGCTGCTCCTAGAGCTACTTAG